From a region of the Prevotella melaninogenica genome:
- a CDS encoding DUF4846 domain-containing protein gives MKTKHTIPIILAVFLLSCTGKTNGQSQQSAEKTPAVEQTATTKKQHLAPPPNYEKVKLTEGTFGSFLRNLPLKPAGSDLHYYNGSIKRRNYAGAVVDIDFGHGEAEQCADAVIYLRALWLWQTKQYDKIHFNFTNGFRADYARWAKGERIHIDKKTWRCWYSKDTTADYSYKTFRKYLNLVFTYAGTASLEKELTTITGKELQVGDVIINGGHPGHTVIIVDKAVNKKGEAVYLLAQGYTPAQEIEIFNQWFSINPQIKYLDTPDWYFRGNYAKRF, from the coding sequence ATGAAGACAAAGCATACTATCCCCATTATATTGGCTGTTTTCTTACTCTCATGTACAGGAAAGACTAACGGACAATCACAACAGTCAGCAGAGAAGACTCCTGCTGTTGAGCAAACAGCTACTACTAAAAAACAACATTTGGCACCGCCTCCTAACTACGAAAAAGTAAAACTTACTGAGGGTACATTTGGTTCATTCCTACGAAATCTACCACTAAAGCCTGCTGGGAGTGACTTACATTATTATAATGGTAGTATCAAACGGCGAAATTATGCTGGTGCGGTAGTAGACATTGACTTTGGTCATGGAGAAGCAGAACAGTGTGCTGACGCTGTTATCTACCTAAGAGCCTTATGGCTTTGGCAGACAAAACAGTATGACAAGATTCACTTCAACTTTACCAATGGCTTCAGAGCAGACTACGCTCGTTGGGCAAAAGGAGAGCGTATCCACATTGATAAGAAGACATGGCGGTGCTGGTATAGCAAGGACACTACCGCAGACTATTCTTATAAGACATTCCGTAAGTATTTAAATCTCGTCTTTACGTATGCAGGAACAGCCTCACTTGAAAAGGAGTTAACTACGATTACAGGCAAAGAACTGCAGGTCGGCGATGTGATTATCAATGGTGGTCATCCTGGACATACTGTCATTATTGTAGACAAAGCAGTCAACAAAAAGGGAGAAGCCGTCTACCTACTTGCACAAGGCTATACACCAGCGCAAGAAATTGAGATTTTTAACCAGTGGTTCAGCATAAATCCACAGATAAAATACCTTGATACACCAGACTGGTATTTCCGTGGTAACTATGCAAAACGGTTTTAG
- a CDS encoding lysylphosphatidylglycerol synthase transmembrane domain-containing protein: MRTKKLFNNTVKIALPLLLGSAILYWMYRGFDFSSIKHVLLHEMNWTWMILSLPFGILAQAFRGWRWKQSLEPIGEHPRASVCVNSIFLSYAVSLLIPRIGEFARCGVLNRYDKIAFPKAIGTVVTERAVDTLIVLLFSATAFLMQIRVFTNFFSRTGTRIDDVFGMFSPTGWLVTAICGVASIILFYYVLRHLSFYKKVKEMLGGIWQGISSLRKVKNIPLFIFYSLAIWGSYFLHYYLTFFCFDATANLGLSCALVSFVVGSVAVIVPTPNGAGPWHFAVKTMLILYGVADNQALYFVLIVHTIQTLLVILLGVYAWIALSFTKTPVSLGGPTELTRPAK, from the coding sequence ATGAGGACGAAGAAACTGTTCAACAATACTGTGAAGATTGCATTGCCGTTACTACTTGGAAGTGCAATCCTATATTGGATGTATAGGGGATTCGACTTCTCCAGTATCAAGCATGTACTGCTACATGAGATGAACTGGACTTGGATGATTCTCTCACTCCCTTTCGGCATACTGGCGCAGGCTTTTCGTGGGTGGAGATGGAAGCAGAGTCTTGAGCCTATCGGTGAGCATCCGCGTGCATCGGTCTGTGTTAACTCTATCTTTCTTTCTTACGCTGTCAGTCTGCTTATTCCCCGCATTGGTGAGTTTGCTCGTTGTGGAGTGTTGAATAGATATGATAAGATTGCCTTCCCAAAAGCTATTGGTACAGTAGTAACAGAACGCGCAGTAGATACGCTTATCGTATTACTCTTCAGTGCCACAGCCTTTTTGATGCAAATAAGAGTTTTCACAAACTTCTTTTCAAGGACAGGTACACGTATTGATGATGTCTTCGGAATGTTCTCACCAACGGGCTGGCTGGTAACAGCTATCTGTGGTGTTGCATCAATTATCCTCTTCTATTATGTGCTACGTCACCTATCTTTCTATAAGAAAGTGAAGGAGATGTTAGGTGGTATATGGCAGGGAATAAGCTCTTTGCGTAAAGTAAAGAATATTCCTTTGTTTATCTTCTACAGTCTGGCAATATGGGGAAGTTACTTCCTTCATTATTACTTGACATTCTTTTGCTTTGATGCAACAGCAAACCTCGGTCTTTCTTGTGCGCTTGTTAGCTTTGTTGTTGGCTCGGTAGCTGTTATTGTACCAACGCCTAACGGAGCAGGACCTTGGCACTTTGCAGTCAAGACAATGCTAATACTTTATGGTGTCGCAGACAATCAAGCACTCTATTTTGTACTGATTGTACATACCATTCAAACCTTATTGGTTATTCTCTTAGGTGTTTATGCATGGATTGCACTGAGTTTCACTAAGACGCCAGTATCATTGGGTGGTCCAACTGAGCTCACTCGTCCAGCAAAGTAA
- the nusB gene encoding transcription antitermination factor NusB — translation MINRELIRIKIVQLTYAYYQNGNRNMDNAEKELLFSLAKAYDLYNYLLALIVSITQEERHRVEIAANRASREGTEAPSSRFVNNKFAVQLEENKQLNLFMESQKRRWEDDMEAVRKLCDQIEQSTIFQEYMASDDDSYEADREVWRKIYRTLIQENPDLDAVLEEKSLYWNDDKEVVDTFVIKTIKRFDPANGADQELLPEYRDEEDRDFALKLFRSTILNADDYQRYMSESSRNWDFSRLAYMDVVIMQIAIAEMLTFPNIPVTVTINEYVDLAKLYSTPRSGGYINGMLDTIARHLIQTGKMMKTMPEPRQHRPRNDRQDERAPRREGRRPTIAQTSAQRVAYRQQQATDQAENKE, via the coding sequence ATGATCAATAGGGAATTAATTAGAATTAAGATTGTCCAGTTAACCTATGCATACTATCAGAACGGTAACAGGAATATGGACAATGCTGAGAAGGAACTTCTTTTCAGCTTGGCGAAAGCGTATGACCTCTACAATTACCTCTTGGCCTTAATCGTATCAATCACGCAAGAGGAGCGCCATCGCGTGGAGATAGCTGCAAATCGTGCCAGCCGTGAAGGGACAGAGGCTCCCTCAAGTCGTTTTGTAAACAATAAGTTTGCTGTTCAGTTGGAAGAGAATAAGCAGCTTAACCTTTTCATGGAATCACAAAAACGTCGTTGGGAAGATGATATGGAGGCTGTTCGTAAACTCTGTGATCAGATTGAACAGAGCACTATCTTCCAAGAGTACATGGCAAGTGATGATGATTCGTACGAGGCAGACCGTGAGGTGTGGCGTAAGATATATCGTACTCTCATACAGGAGAATCCTGATTTGGACGCTGTGTTGGAGGAGAAGAGTCTTTATTGGAATGATGATAAGGAGGTTGTTGATACCTTCGTTATCAAGACTATCAAACGATTCGACCCTGCGAATGGTGCTGATCAAGAGCTTCTGCCAGAATATCGTGACGAAGAGGATCGTGACTTTGCACTTAAACTCTTCCGTTCAACGATTCTCAATGCAGACGATTATCAGCGTTATATGAGTGAGTCAAGTCGCAACTGGGATTTCTCTCGCTTGGCTTATATGGATGTTGTCATCATGCAGATAGCTATTGCAGAGATGCTTACATTCCCTAACATCCCAGTAACGGTGACCATCAACGAGTATGTTGACTTAGCTAAATTGTATAGTACACCACGAAGTGGTGGATATATCAATGGTATGCTTGATACAATTGCACGTCATCTCATACAGACTGGCAAGATGATGAAGACAATGCCTGAGCCTCGTCAGCATCGTCCTCGCAATGATCGTCAAGATGAAAGAGCACCACGTCGTGAGGGACGTCGCCCAACGATTGCGCAAACTTCTGCTCAGCGTGTGGCTTATCGTCAACAGCAAGCAACTGACCAAGCGGAGAATAAGGAATAA
- the coaE gene encoding dephospho-CoA kinase (Dephospho-CoA kinase (CoaE) performs the final step in coenzyme A biosynthesis.) → MIVALTGGIGSGKSYVCKLLAERGISVYDCDAHAKELMRTSQPLQQQLSALVGDDVFRNGVLQKAILAAYLLQSETHVQAVNAVIHPAVAHDFEQSGQSWLESAILFDSGFDKRTHIDKVVCVTAPEEVRIRRVMARDGISREKTLEWIARQLPQEEVIRRSDYEIINDGIRPLAPQVNHLLSVISE, encoded by the coding sequence ATGATTGTAGCGTTGACTGGTGGTATTGGTAGCGGAAAGTCTTACGTCTGTAAGCTTCTTGCGGAGCGAGGTATCTCTGTTTACGATTGTGATGCGCATGCAAAGGAGTTGATGCGTACCTCCCAACCACTACAACAACAACTCTCTGCACTTGTTGGTGACGATGTCTTCCGCAATGGTGTCTTGCAGAAAGCCATTCTTGCAGCCTATCTCTTACAGAGTGAGACGCATGTACAGGCGGTTAATGCCGTGATACATCCTGCTGTAGCTCATGACTTTGAGCAATCGGGACAATCGTGGCTTGAGAGTGCGATACTCTTTGATAGCGGTTTTGATAAGCGTACCCACATTGATAAGGTAGTATGCGTTACGGCGCCGGAAGAAGTACGTATTCGTCGTGTGATGGCACGTGATGGTATTAGTAGGGAAAAGACCCTTGAGTGGATAGCACGTCAACTACCGCAAGAGGAAGTGATACGACGTAGTGATTATGAAATCATCAACGATGGTATACGTCCTCTCGCTCCACAGGTAAACCACTTGCTTTCCGTTATTTCAGAATAA
- a CDS encoding 50S ribosomal protein L25/general stress protein Ctc — MKEIKVTGQKRTDLGKKASKQLRKEGLIPCNLYGEAQQDGKPVAFSFTAPMSELRKLVYTPHIYVVELIIDGERRTAVLKELQFHPVTDALLHVDFYEVNDQKPIVMGVPVKLVGLAQGVRDGGRMNMSIRKINVKAPYQQIPEHLDINVTELRLGKSIKVGELSFEGLELVTPKEVVVCSIKATRNSIQAAQAAAAAEAE, encoded by the coding sequence ATGAAAGAAATTAAAGTAACAGGTCAGAAGCGTACAGACCTTGGAAAGAAAGCTTCTAAGCAGCTCCGTAAGGAGGGTTTGATTCCATGTAACCTCTATGGTGAGGCACAGCAGGATGGCAAGCCAGTAGCATTCTCATTCACAGCTCCTATGTCAGAGTTGCGTAAGTTGGTTTACACACCACACATCTACGTTGTAGAGTTGATTATTGATGGTGAGAGACGTACTGCAGTTCTTAAGGAACTCCAGTTCCACCCAGTAACAGACGCTCTGCTTCACGTAGACTTCTATGAGGTGAACGACCAGAAGCCAATCGTTATGGGTGTACCAGTTAAGCTCGTAGGTTTGGCACAGGGTGTTCGCGATGGTGGTCGTATGAACATGTCTATCCGTAAGATTAACGTTAAGGCTCCTTATCAGCAGATTCCAGAGCACCTCGATATCAACGTTACTGAGCTTCGTCTTGGTAAGAGTATCAAGGTTGGCGAGTTGAGCTTCGAGGGTCTTGAGTTGGTAACTCCAAAGGAGGTTGTAGTTTGCTCTATCAAGGCTACACGTAACTCTATCCAGGCTGCGCAGGCTGCTGCAGCTGCTGAGGCAGAGTAA
- a CDS encoding RNA-binding S4 domain-containing protein: protein MNDIARIDKWLWAARIYKTRSIAADACKNGRVTIKGINVKPSHTIKAGEVVSVKKSPITYSFKVLKPIEQRVGAKLIPEVYENVTDAKQYELLEMSRISGFVDRARGTGRPTKKDRRQMDAFVDPALFGFDEDDDEDETF, encoded by the coding sequence ATGAACGATATTGCAAGAATTGACAAATGGCTATGGGCAGCCCGCATCTATAAAACCCGCTCCATCGCTGCAGACGCCTGCAAGAATGGTCGTGTCACGATAAAAGGTATCAACGTAAAACCTTCCCACACAATCAAAGCGGGTGAAGTGGTGAGTGTTAAGAAGTCGCCTATCACCTATTCGTTCAAGGTTCTCAAACCGATTGAACAACGTGTTGGTGCAAAACTCATCCCTGAAGTCTACGAGAATGTGACCGATGCTAAGCAGTATGAACTCTTAGAGATGAGCCGTATCAGTGGTTTCGTCGACAGAGCACGTGGAACAGGACGCCCAACAAAGAAGGACCGCCGTCAGATGGATGCTTTCGTCGACCCTGCCCTATTTGGTTTTGATGAGGACGATGATGAGGATGAAACATTCTAA
- the yajC gene encoding preprotein translocase subunit YajC: protein MNTTLILAAQAAGQGSPMPMIIMMVAIFAIMWFFMIRPQQKKQKEIRAFQNALSAGDSVVTGGGIYGTVKHIDMTTNKVEVEIARGVVITVDKNYVFANVQASQQGQTK from the coding sequence ATGAATACAACATTAATCCTCGCAGCACAGGCTGCAGGTCAAGGCAGCCCAATGCCTATGATTATCATGATGGTTGCTATCTTTGCCATCATGTGGTTTTTCATGATTCGTCCACAGCAGAAGAAGCAGAAGGAGATTCGTGCTTTCCAGAATGCTCTCTCAGCAGGTGATTCTGTTGTGACTGGTGGTGGAATCTATGGCACAGTAAAGCATATTGATATGACAACCAATAAGGTTGAAGTAGAGATTGCACGTGGTGTTGTTATCACTGTTGATAAGAACTACGTATTTGCAAACGTACAGGCTTCTCAGCAGGGTCAGACTAAGTAA
- a CDS encoding Hsp20/alpha crystallin family protein → MYRNSWLPEVFNDFLNTTNMPKANPTAPAINVLESEKDYIVELAAPGLSKEDFDVNINSDGDLTIKMEKKAEESEQKAHYLRREFAYSKYEQTLILPDDVQKESIAARVANGVLTITLPKIKVEEQKVARQITVG, encoded by the coding sequence ATGTATAGAAATTCATGGTTACCAGAGGTTTTCAATGATTTTTTGAACACTACAAATATGCCTAAGGCAAATCCAACAGCACCAGCTATCAACGTACTGGAGTCTGAAAAAGATTATATAGTAGAGCTTGCAGCACCGGGGTTGAGTAAGGAGGACTTCGATGTTAATATCAACAGCGATGGCGACTTGACCATCAAGATGGAAAAGAAAGCCGAGGAGAGCGAGCAAAAGGCTCATTACCTCCGTCGTGAGTTCGCATATAGCAAGTATGAGCAGACACTTATTCTGCCTGATGATGTTCAGAAGGAAAGTATTGCTGCACGTGTTGCAAACGGTGTACTCACCATTACCTTGCCTAAGATTAAGGTTGAAGAGCAGAAGGTTGCACGCCAGATTACAGTGGGCTAA
- a CDS encoding aminoacyl-histidine dipeptidase yields the protein MSEIRNLKPEGLWRNFDDLTQVPRPSGLPEKVQKFLLDFAARVGVESYVDAGGNVVMRKPATPGYENRKTVLLQAHMDMVPQKAPDSNHNFETDPIVTHIVDGWVYANNTTLGADDGIGVAAIMAVMEDKTLKHGVVEALITRDEETGMYGVNEMPSGELHSDILMNLDSETWGKFVIGSAGGVDITSTVAYKEVANDQEAAVKVTLKGFRGGHSGLEINEGRANANKEMVRFVRNAVNELGVRLASWEGGNMRNAIPFKAEVVLALPQSKVAALKDMVARQKALLEDEFKGIEPNVEFFVEDVEKPANLVPADVQEKLINAIYACHNGVLRMIPSYPDVVETSSNLAIIHIEPTKASIMILARSSREDMRDYISAQLESCFNMAGMKTVFSGQYGGWDPNPESEILNLLKKVYKEQNGVEGIVQVDHAGLECSVILGKYPGMDVVSLGPTLRSPHTAKERLEIATVEPFWKLLVQTLEEIPVK from the coding sequence ATGAGTGAAATAAGAAATCTTAAGCCAGAAGGCCTTTGGAGAAATTTCGATGATCTGACACAGGTTCCACGTCCTTCAGGATTGCCAGAGAAAGTACAGAAGTTCTTGTTAGACTTTGCTGCAAGAGTAGGTGTTGAATCATACGTAGATGCTGGTGGCAATGTTGTAATGCGTAAGCCTGCTACACCGGGATATGAAAACCGTAAGACAGTTCTGTTGCAGGCGCACATGGACATGGTTCCACAGAAGGCTCCAGATAGTAATCATAACTTTGAAACAGACCCAATCGTGACACATATCGTGGATGGATGGGTATATGCAAACAACACTACACTTGGTGCTGACGATGGTATCGGTGTTGCTGCTATCATGGCTGTCATGGAAGATAAGACCTTGAAGCATGGTGTCGTAGAGGCATTGATTACTCGTGATGAGGAAACGGGTATGTATGGTGTTAATGAGATGCCAAGTGGTGAGTTGCATAGTGATATCCTTATGAACCTTGACTCTGAGACATGGGGTAAGTTTGTTATTGGTTCTGCAGGTGGTGTTGACATTACTTCAACCGTAGCGTATAAGGAAGTAGCCAATGATCAAGAAGCTGCTGTCAAGGTAACTTTGAAGGGTTTCCGTGGTGGTCACTCTGGTCTGGAAATCAATGAGGGTCGTGCCAATGCTAATAAGGAGATGGTTCGCTTCGTTCGCAATGCAGTTAACGAACTCGGTGTACGTTTAGCTTCTTGGGAAGGTGGTAATATGCGCAATGCTATTCCATTCAAGGCTGAGGTTGTTTTGGCATTGCCACAGAGCAAGGTTGCTGCTTTGAAGGATATGGTTGCTCGTCAGAAGGCACTCCTCGAAGACGAATTCAAGGGTATTGAACCTAATGTAGAGTTCTTTGTAGAGGATGTAGAGAAGCCAGCAAATCTTGTTCCTGCAGATGTTCAGGAGAAGTTAATCAATGCTATCTATGCCTGTCATAATGGCGTTTTGCGTATGATTCCTTCTTATCCAGACGTTGTTGAGACTTCGTCAAACCTTGCAATTATACATATTGAGCCAACTAAGGCCTCTATTATGATTCTTGCTCGTTCAAGCCGTGAGGACATGAGAGATTATATCTCTGCTCAGTTAGAGAGCTGCTTCAATATGGCTGGCATGAAGACAGTCTTCAGTGGCCAATATGGTGGTTGGGATCCAAACCCAGAGAGTGAAATACTTAACCTCTTGAAAAAGGTTTATAAGGAGCAGAATGGTGTAGAGGGTATTGTGCAGGTAGACCACGCTGGTCTTGAATGTTCAGTCATCCTCGGCAAGTATCCAGGTATGGATGTTGTTAGTCTTGGTCCAACTCTCCGCAGTCCACATACAGCGAAGGAGCGTCTTGAGATAGCAACTGTTGAGCCTTTCTGGAAACTTCTCGTTCAGACTTTGGAGGAGATTCCTGTAAAGTAA
- the pth gene encoding aminoacyl-tRNA hydrolase codes for MDKYLICGLGNPGYEYEGTRHNTGFMVLDAFAKASNIVFEDKRYGFVAETTVKGRKIILLKPTTFMNLSGNAVRYWLNKENIDQSRLLVVSDDVALPLGAFRLKGNGSNGGHNGLGHIQQLIGQNYARLRMGVGNDYPRGGQVDWVLGRYSDEDMKELQPAIDLGVDIIKSFALAGIDITMNQFNKLGKK; via the coding sequence TTGGACAAGTATTTGATTTGTGGTTTGGGTAACCCTGGCTATGAATACGAGGGAACCAGACACAATACAGGATTTATGGTATTGGACGCTTTCGCTAAAGCGTCCAATATTGTTTTTGAGGATAAGCGTTATGGCTTCGTTGCTGAGACAACGGTCAAGGGTCGCAAGATTATTCTTTTGAAGCCTACGACATTCATGAATCTCTCTGGAAATGCCGTGCGCTACTGGCTCAACAAGGAGAATATCGACCAGAGTAGACTCTTGGTTGTCTCTGACGATGTTGCCCTTCCATTAGGTGCTTTCCGCTTGAAGGGAAACGGATCTAATGGTGGTCACAATGGTTTAGGACATATCCAGCAACTTATCGGACAGAACTATGCTCGTCTGCGTATGGGTGTTGGTAACGACTATCCACGTGGTGGACAGGTAGACTGGGTATTAGGTCGCTACTCTGACGAGGATATGAAAGAACTTCAGCCAGCTATCGACTTGGGCGTAGATATCATCAAGAGTTTTGCACTTGCTGGCATCGACATCACAATGAACCAGTTTAATAAACTCGGAAAGAAGTAA
- a CDS encoding DUF5606 domain-containing protein, whose amino-acid sequence MLQTILSIAGKPGLYKLVSRGKMNLIVESLDESHKRQPAFGTDRVTSLADIAMFTESDDVPLGEVLAKLRDKEEGKVASLNWRKASAKELQNYFAEVLPDFDRDRVHTSDIKKLLQWYEILVKAGITNFEEDMKPTEGDNIDDRL is encoded by the coding sequence ATGTTACAGACAATCCTTTCAATCGCAGGTAAGCCAGGTCTTTATAAGCTGGTAAGCCGTGGTAAAATGAATCTTATTGTTGAGTCGCTTGATGAAAGTCACAAGCGTCAGCCTGCATTCGGCACAGACCGTGTGACGAGTCTTGCTGATATTGCTATGTTCACTGAGTCTGACGATGTTCCATTGGGTGAGGTGTTAGCAAAGTTGCGCGACAAGGAAGAGGGCAAGGTGGCTTCTCTGAACTGGCGCAAGGCTTCAGCTAAGGAGTTGCAGAACTACTTTGCAGAGGTTCTTCCTGACTTCGACCGTGATCGTGTACACACAAGCGATATCAAGAAGCTTCTTCAGTGGTATGAAATTCTCGTTAAGGCTGGTATCACCAACTTTGAAGAGGATATGAAACCAACAGAGGGTGATAACATTGATGACAGATTGTAA
- a CDS encoding CdaR family protein: MRTSKSLHTFSTFRNFLLRIFNKEFLIFLFFLVLSGGFWLIMTLNETYEREFSIPLRMTGVPRNVVITSDLDSVVRFTVRDKGYMIAYYGLDDTFRPIYVDYKVYSDGRSKGDVPVADLQRQIYLQLSKSSKIASVKAGKFSFSFNFGRHKKVPVRLLGTVTPGDNYYLARVDFTPDSVLVYAARNVLDSIQTVYTERQHIANFTDVKELTVDLRKFTNAKCVPSKVKMKLYPDVLTEETVEVPIEAINMPDNKVMRTFPSKIKVKFVVGAYRMRSMPKNAETKELLPVGFRVVVNYEDIEKNNSEKCPIYVISSPNGVRNVRSEVNTVDYLIEQR, translated from the coding sequence ATGAGAACAAGCAAATCGCTTCATACATTCAGTACCTTCAGGAACTTCTTGTTGAGAATCTTCAACAAGGAGTTTCTGATTTTTTTGTTTTTCTTGGTATTGAGTGGAGGGTTCTGGTTGATAATGACACTGAACGAAACCTATGAGCGTGAGTTCAGTATACCACTTCGCATGACGGGTGTTCCTCGTAATGTGGTTATTACCAGTGACCTTGATTCTGTTGTCCGTTTTACTGTGCGAGACAAGGGATATATGATTGCGTATTATGGTCTTGACGATACTTTCCGCCCTATCTACGTCGACTACAAAGTTTATAGTGACGGACGAAGTAAGGGAGATGTACCTGTTGCAGACCTTCAACGTCAGATTTACCTTCAATTATCAAAGAGTTCAAAGATAGCTTCTGTCAAGGCAGGAAAGTTCTCTTTTTCATTCAACTTTGGTCGTCATAAAAAGGTACCTGTACGCCTTTTGGGGACAGTAACACCTGGTGATAATTATTATCTTGCTCGTGTAGACTTTACTCCAGATAGCGTTCTGGTTTATGCAGCGCGAAACGTGTTGGACAGTATTCAAACTGTCTACACTGAACGACAGCATATTGCCAACTTTACAGATGTCAAGGAGTTGACTGTAGACCTCCGAAAGTTTACGAATGCCAAGTGTGTTCCTTCTAAAGTAAAGATGAAACTCTATCCTGACGTACTTACTGAGGAAACTGTAGAGGTGCCAATTGAAGCTATCAATATGCCTGACAACAAGGTGATGCGTACCTTCCCAAGCAAGATAAAAGTGAAGTTTGTCGTAGGTGCCTATCGTATGCGTTCGATGCCAAAGAATGCCGAAACAAAGGAACTTCTCCCTGTAGGCTTCCGTGTTGTAGTCAATTACGAAGATATAGAGAAGAATAATAGCGAGAAATGTCCTATCTATGTGATAAGTTCTCCTAATGGTGTGCGCAACGTACGCTCGGAAGTAAATACGGTTGATTATCTCATTGAGCAGCGATGA